The following DNA comes from Pseudoalteromonas rubra.
CTAAGGTCTGTTTACGGAGTTGAGTAATGAAAGTACGTGCTTCCGTTAAGAAAATCTGCCGTAACTGTAAAGTTATCAAACGTGCCGGTGTGGTACGCGTGATCTGCAGTGAGCCTAAGCACAAGCAAAGGCAAGGCTAAGAAATCTAGTCGTGCAGGCTAAGTAGTTTACTTAGCCTGTTTCATTGGTAAAACCTGAATGTCGGTTGGGTATCCTATACGGGCTTTCCAGCAAGATGATAATCAGGTTTATTTATAGGAGATATGTTAGTGGCCCGTATCGCAGGCATTAACGTTCCTGATCATAAGCATGCTGTTATCGGTTTAACAAGCATCTATGGTGTAGGTAAAACTCGCGCTAAGGCTATCTTAGCTGCGACAGGTATCGCTGAAACTACTAAAATCGGCGATTTAAACGACGAAACTCTTGACATCCTTCGTGAAGAAGTTGGCAAGTACACTGTTGAAGGTGATCTTCGTCGTGAAGTTACACTAAACATCAAGCGTCTTATGGACCTTGGTTGTTTCCGTGGCTTACGTCACCGTCGTTCGCTTCCACTACGTGGTCAGCGTACTAAGACTAACGCGCGTACTCGTAAGGGTCCTCGCAAGCCTATCAAGAAATAAGGTGGGGTAAGTTATGGCAAAAGCACCAATTCGTCGTAAAAAGGTCAAAAAGCAGGTTGTTGACGGCATGGCTCACGTTCATGCATCTTTCAACAACACGATTGTGACCATCACTGACCGTCAAGGCAATGCTCTTTCTTGGGCGACTGCAGGTGGTTCAGGTTTCCGTGGTTCTCGTAAGTCTACTCCTTTCGCTGCACAGGTTGCTGCAGAGCGTGCAGGTACTGCTGCTCAAGAGTACGGTCTTAAGAACCTAGAAGTATTCATCAAAGGTCCAGGTCCAGGCCGTGAGTCTGCTGTTCGTGCATTGAATGCTGCTGGTTTCCGTATCACAAACATCACTGACGTGACGCCAATCCCACATAATGGTTGTCGTCCACCGAAGAAACGTCGCGTA
Coding sequences within:
- the rpmJ gene encoding 50S ribosomal protein L36 codes for the protein MKVRASVKKICRNCKVIKRAGVVRVICSEPKHKQRQG
- the rpsM gene encoding 30S ribosomal protein S13 gives rise to the protein MARIAGINVPDHKHAVIGLTSIYGVGKTRAKAILAATGIAETTKIGDLNDETLDILREEVGKYTVEGDLRREVTLNIKRLMDLGCFRGLRHRRSLPLRGQRTKTNARTRKGPRKPIKK
- the rpsK gene encoding 30S ribosomal protein S11, producing the protein MAKAPIRRKKVKKQVVDGMAHVHASFNNTIVTITDRQGNALSWATAGGSGFRGSRKSTPFAAQVAAERAGTAAQEYGLKNLEVFIKGPGPGRESAVRALNAAGFRITNITDVTPIPHNGCRPPKKRRV